The stretch of DNA GATCACAATAATAATCAAGCATCAATACAAAAgtctttttgttattattttaatccaTCCAGTTAATATTTTTACCTAACTTATGTTAGATTAGCTTAAATTAGGTTAAAAGCAACCAACAGAAAGGACAAATGACAGTTACTTTGGTAAATTTGAAGGACCAACAGTGACCCAAAATAATGGTAAAGATGTACTAAAGACTTTGATTATCATGCAATAAGGAAAAACCTGTTTCTAGCTCACTCATTTTTGGCCTACTTTTTAATCCGGACAAAAACCTCAACAAAcccatattttaaaatgtcttgtcccccccccccccccccccccccccccccccccccccccccccccccccccccccccccccccccccccccccccccccccccccccccccccccccccccccccccccccccccccccccccccccccccccccccccccccccccNNNNNNNNNNNNNNNNNNNNNNNNNNNNNNNNNNNNNNNNNNNNNNNNNNNNNNNNNNNNNNNNNNNNNNNNNNNNNNNNNNNNNNNNNNNNNNNNNNNNNNNNNNNNNNNNNNNNNNNNNNNNNNNNNNNNNNNNNNNNNNNNNNNcccccccccccccccccccctcaatAGTTATACAGTAGGCCTTGgtccaaaacgacatcatttcaCCATGCCGAATGTGTTTATGAAAACTAAGCTTTGCATTTTTGAACATATACTAGTTTATGAACATTAAATTTTCAGTGTATGAACATATAGTGTCTATTTTCTGATGGAATATTAATGTTTGAGTTTCTAAACATATGTAAGGCATGTTATGAACATATAGCaaaatgaatgttgtagtgtTTAATTTATGAACATTAAGTTTgagtttatgaacatatagtgTTTAGTTTCTAAACAATCGTCTTTGAGTTTTTGAACATATAATGTCTAGTTTCTGAATCTGAACATATAAGGCCGATTTACTAATTCGACAATAGGAGAATAGATAACAGAGTATTtagtttttgaatattataataaacGGTAAGTTGTCCAgattttgtggtctagtgatacTAAGTTACACTTTCCTATGGGAAGTTGTGAGTTTAAGCCTCTGTGAAGGCGACTTGACTTTTTATACTttagtactattttttttttttttttggataaaatcgACTCATTTTGAACCTATATTCACCTTATAATGTTGACCTAGTCTTTGGGCTTCTACCCCACTCTCTTAAGTCTTACCAAacttagaaaaaataaaataaaaaagaaaaaaaaaaccacaatatTTATGTGAAATTCTCAAATACACCTTGTGCTTCATTATTTCTCCTCTCACACTTTGTAAATGCCACTATTCCTCCTCACTCCTCATCCCATGGCCTCCAAGCTCTTCCAAGCCATCCTCCTCCTCGCCGCCGCCCTCACTTTTCCGGCGACCACCACCACCGCCCAAGAGTGCCCCTATCCGTGCTACCCACCGCCAACCGGCCCCGGAAACAACAACCCTCCGGCGACTACAACTCCACCCTCCCAACCAGGCTCTAACTATCCTCCCCCACTCCCTACTTTCACTCCccccggcggcggcggcggcgtctACTTCTACAACCCACCGCCGGATTTCACCAACGGCGGCGGCCTCACGCCGCCGCCTCCGGAACCCATCCTCCCGTGGTACCCGTACTACTTCCGAAAGCCTCCCCACGGAGATCAATCGTCGTCTTCGTCAAGAACTCTCCGAGCACCCACGGCCGTGACGGCGGTCGCCACCGCCGCCGCTCTGTTCTTCATTGTTTTTACTGTGCCTTTTTATTATTAGAGCAGGTCTTCTAGTTTTGTCCTACCTGTGTAACCAAGCTCTTAGCCTCCTCTTAGGTTATTCTGTGATTCATTTTGTTGT from Ipomoea triloba cultivar NCNSP0323 chromosome 7, ASM357664v1 encodes:
- the LOC116025726 gene encoding leucine-rich repeat extensin-like protein 3 produces the protein MPLFLLTPHPMASKLFQAILLLAAALTFPATTTTAQECPYPCYPPPTGPGNNNPPATTTPPSQPGSNYPPPLPTFTPPGGGGGVYFYNPPPDFTNGGGLTPPPPEPILPWYPYYFRKPPHGDQSSSSSRTLRAPTAVTAVATAAALFFIVFTVPFYY